ttaagttcggtctcagtgtcttcttgggtgcgcggctgccCCGAGGTTtaagtgagtgtctccctttgggagtcctGGAGTCTTtcaatatgtactcactaataagtggatattagcccagaaacttagaatactgaagaaataagatacaatttgcaagacacatgaaactcaagaagaatgaataccaaattgtggacactttgccccttcttaggattgagaacaaaacactcatcgaaggagttacagagacaacgtttggagctgatatgaaaggatggacaatctgGAGaatgccatacccggggatccatccaataatcagcctccaaaagctgacaccattgcatacactagcaagattttgctgaaaggaccctgatatagctgtctcttatttgctatgcaggggcctagcaaacacagaagtggatgctcactgtcagctattggatggatccaaggcccccagtggaggagctaaaggggtctgcaactctataggtggaacaacaatatgaactaaccaggaccccggagctcgtgtctctagctgcatatgtatcagaagctggcctattcagccatcagtggaaaacgaggcccattggtcttgaaaactttatatgcctcaatacaggggaatgccagggccaagaagtgggagtgggtgtgtaggagaGTGGGgcgggggagtgtatgggggacttttgggatagcattggatatgtaaatgaaaaaaatacctaattaaaataaaataaaataaaaaattaaaaaaaataaaatactattttttatttaaaaagaataagaagagaaAGCGTTGAAGTTTGGTGCTTATATCACATTCACGTGCACACTATAATACTATGAAGATATTTATACAACCACAGTTTTATAGTGATTGAAAGTTTAAAAGGAAGCAACTTCCGCCATGTggttgttgtcattgtttagtttagggaaaaaaaaaaaaaaaacctcacctcAAAGTGGGTCTTCAGCGATGAGTGTGGTTGCACTATCCTGGACTAAAAACTATCCCATATATATCATTTTAACTCAAATCAGTAACTGagtattaacatttttctttgcttttattggatattttcttcatttacatttcaaatattttcccctctcCAGGTCTTTCCTTTAGAAACCatctatcccatccccactcatCGAAGAAagcctcagaagatggagagatctcacTTCTTCATGGATTTGAacgattaatatagtaaaaacagcCACCTTGCCAAAACCagtctacagattaaatgcaattcccatcaaattccaacacaattctccttagagttagaaagagcaattctcataTTCATTTGGAATCACAAAAACTTTAGGAAACTGACAactattcttaataataaaagaacttttggagggcggggttcgagacagggtttctctgtgtagccctggctgtcctggaattcactctgtagaccaggctggcctcaaacacagaaactTCCTACTGGAACatatgggagcaaatacagaacCCACACAGCCCAATGATATGCAAAAAGTGAGAGACCATGGAACTATCAGCTTAAACAGCATATCTCCTGTCATTTCTTTCCTCTGGGTTCAGAGAGTCCTAAGTAataggaataaaaaataatacaagagCCATAGGTTATAGAATACACGAATAGAATGACCTCATCTATATCAACATTATCTATGCACCTATGAATTCACAGAAAGTGAGTTATCATGTATGGTTCTATACATTTCTCAACATTAAGTGTACTAGAGCCAAAATGAGAAGTGGACACaaacatctatttttaatttagaagCAATCTCTAATCGATAATCACTTTCAAGTATAAGAGTAATTTCCTCCAAGACAGTCTGGCTGAGCAAACAAATTAATCTTAAATGAATGATGCATGCCCATCAGTTGATGgcaagcaaaaaacaaacttACAGATATTCTTAAAGATTCATTACCTCAATTTCTTTTCAGAGTTTTCTATTGTCTTATaatatatatctgttaaatccatttgcttcaaaacttctgttagtttcactgtgcctctgtttagtttctgtttccatgctttgcccattggtgagagtaggttGTTGAAGTCCCACACTATTGCTGTGTGCacttcaatgtgtgctttgtgctttaaccaagttgcttttatgaatgtgggtgtcctagcattttgtgtgtgtgtgtgtttctcaatCTTAtctatttcatgtgtatatgtattactGCTTTCATTTTAGTGATTTGATGATCTTCAGTGTTTGAGCAAGTAAGATTTATTCTATacctgctgtgtgtgtctgtgtgtgtgcctgtctgtttttgcataaatgtttccttttattttgtcatttctctTCCTCTAGAAAACTCTGACAAGTACTCATTCTTTTTATATTCAAATCTGAAAGTAATTCTTAATACCACTTTCTTCACAGCCTCCtttatctgtttgtttctaaGACTATAGATGATAGGATTTAGGAATGGTGGGACAATGGTATAGAATGCAGAAAGTGTCATCTCCTGAACTACTTCCAATATTACTACTGGAGGTCTTAGATACACATAGGCAGCAGAACTAAGAAACACAGACACCACAATAATGTGAGGGATACAGGTGGAAAaggcttttcctctctctcctttgacaGGAACCTTCAAGACAGCTGATAATATGCGAACATATGATATGGCAATGAAGGTAAAGCAGCTACCACTGAGCCCAATGGCAGTTAGCAAAATTAAGAGTTTGTTGTTAAAGGTGTCAGAGCAAGAAAGCCTCAGCAAAGAGGGGATATCACAGAAGAAATGCGGAATTACTTTAGAGTGACAAAAGGACAGCTGGAAAGTTTTGAACGTGTGCACACTTGCAAGGATAAGAGAGGTAAGTAGGGAAGCCAGTGTCGTCTGAACACAGAATTGATGGTTCATAATCATAGGGTAAAGGAGAGGCTTGCAGATGGCTACATAGCGATCCTGGGCCATGATGGTGAGAAACTGAATCTCTACANCNNNACAAAATAAGANCAAAAAGACCTGTGCTNCACATCCNNCCACAGAAATGNNCNTGTGGTCAGTGAAAGAANTGATACAAGCACTAGGCACAGTAACAGATACAAACCCCATGTCTAAAATGGACAGATtcctgaggaagaagtacatgggtgtgttcAGGGTCTGGTCAACTGTAgtaacaatgatgatgataaggTTCCCTAACAGGCtgcacagatacaccagcaggaACAGCACACTGAGTAGGATCCTGAGCTCCCAAGTCTCAGCAAAATCTTCCAGCATGAACTCGGTAACCAGGGTAGAATTGGTAACCAGGGTGGAGTTGGCCATAGTCTCAAAGTTCATGTTTACCTGAAAGAGAAAAGCAGTAACTGAGAATAACTTAAATTGTTTGATAGATCACAAGCATTTCTCTtgaaatggtttatttttgttctctAAAACTGGCCTTTATGTGTGAAAAATCAAGTATATTTTTCTTGGTTTGCATATGATTttatcattctttatttttaatatgtggcTATATGTCAAATTGTATGATATGATAAGCACTTAGAATTAATTTTCATGATAATAGCTGTCACATGAATACTATTATCTTAATAAATATTATGTTGTTTAATATAAAGTCATGTAATATGGCAAGTTCCTTTTCTACATAATATATCTGCATCAATTAGGATCACCTAGAAGCATCTAAAATGTGGAATATATTTCTAAAACTGTTTATATATACCAGCCCTTTTAGTTGGGAGTCTTCagtctcatctatacctattattcatAGGTTGGGCCTTTTCATTCTgtctggatttcttgaatgttttgagttcggagcttttgcttttcatattttcttcgACTCTTGTGTCAATGTCCTtacttctgtctcttgtattctattggtgatgcttgcatctgtgattcctgatctctttcctaagtattccatctccctttgtgttttctttaacatttctatttccattttttgatcctGAATGGTCTCGttcaattatttcattttgatttgtgtttttctgtatgtctttaaatgatttatttgtttcctctttaagggcttctacttgttaacctgtgttctcctttatttatttaagggagttatttatgccctccTTACAGCTCTCTATCATATTTATGAGATGgaattttagatctgaatcttacTTTTCAGGTGCGTTGAGGTATCCAGGGCTTGGTGGTgtgattacaagctggtacaaccactctggaaatctgtctggttgttcctcagaaaattggacatagtattacctgaggacccaactgtagcgttcctgggcatataccaaaagatgctccaaaatataacagacttacatactccactatgttcatagcagtcttatgtATAATAGCCCGAAGattgaaacaacctagatgtcccttcacagaggaatgggtacagaaaatgtggtacatttacataatgatgAACTATTCACCTATTAataacaatgacatcatgaaattcttaggcaaatggatgcatctggaggatgtcatcctaagtgaggtaacccagtcacaaatgaacacacatggtatatattcactgacaagtggatgttagccataataaataaataaataaataaataaataaataaataa
Above is a window of Mus caroli unplaced genomic scaffold, CAROLI_EIJ_v1.1 scaffold_16662_1, whole genome shotgun sequence DNA encoding:
- the LOC110287900 gene encoding olfactory receptor 14C36-like — its product is MANSTLVTNSTLVTEFMLEDFAETWELRILLSVLFLLVYLCSLLGNLIIIIVTTVDQTLNTPMYFFLRNLSILDMGFVSVTVPSACIXSFTDHXXISVXGCXAQVFLXLFCXXVEIQFLTIMAQDRYVAICKPLLYPMIMNHQFCVQTTLASLLTSLILASVHTFKTFQLSFCHSKVIPHFFCDIPSLLRLSCSDTFNNKLLILLTAIGLSGSCFTFIAISYVRILSAVLKVPVKGERGKAFSTCIPHIIVVSVFLSSAAYVYLRPPVVILEVVQEMTLSAFYTIVPPFLNPIIYSLRNKQIKEAVKKVVLRITFRFEYKKNEYLSEFSRGREMTK